The following are encoded together in the Longimicrobiales bacterium genome:
- the trxA gene encoding thioredoxin, translated as MVMAENGGPIQVTDGNFAEEIEKGQGLSIVDFWAAWCGPCRMVAPIIEQLSGEYSGRMKVAKLDVDANQQVATKYNIRSIPSILFFKDGKHVDTVVGAVPKGMLDRKIQEHLS; from the coding sequence GATGGTGATGGCCGAGAACGGCGGACCGATTCAGGTCACCGACGGAAACTTCGCCGAGGAGATCGAAAAGGGGCAGGGCCTCTCGATCGTCGATTTCTGGGCTGCCTGGTGTGGGCCGTGCCGCATGGTCGCCCCCATCATTGAGCAGCTTTCGGGTGAGTATTCAGGCAGAATGAAGGTTGCGAAGCTGGACGTGGACGCGAACCAGCAGGTTGCAACGAAATACAATATCCGCTCCATCCCGAGCATCCTGTTCTTCAAGGACGGGAAGCACGTCGATACGGTGGTGGGTGCCGTGCCGAAGGGCATGCTGGACCGGAAAATCCAGGAGCACCTCAGCTGA